Within Lolium rigidum isolate FL_2022 chromosome 5, APGP_CSIRO_Lrig_0.1, whole genome shotgun sequence, the genomic segment CGCATATCCCGCGCTTTTGCATGTCTCCTAGCTGCAGAATAGTAGAGACCATATTAGTATCAAACTCAGGTACATGTTACATAGTGAAATCGGTATTTCCATGAGCTTACGCCGCCCGTGATGACATCGATTCCAGCAGTGCTATTCTCTTTGTGGTGCTCAGCTCGGAGCTGGGAGATCAGCTCGGCACTGTCCAGACCAGCATTGTCAGCAATGATTGTCGGTATGGCTTGCAGGGCACGTgaaaaagcatcgattgcatgagaTTTCTTCCCAGGGGTCTTCCTTGCAAGTTCATCCACCTCTTTGGCCATCACCATTTCAGGCCATCCGCCGCCAAATATGACACGTGTGTCCTTTACTGTCTGAGAAAGCACACACAAGGCATCATGCAGGGACCTCTCCGCCTCATCAAGCACGTGCTCACTGTAGACAATAGAAACATATTATTCAATATGTGACCAAACATTCAATATGttgccaaataaaataaaatgcctAAATAAGGTACTGTTATCCTGCAAGATAAGGAGCTACACACAAATAAGACAATACCTTGCTCCCCTCAGGACAATGGTGCAAGCTTGCCCCATTGCAACCCCAGAAAAATGTATCAGCCTGTCCTCCCCAATCATAATCTCTTCAATGAGCTTACAGTGCCCAAGCTTAACAGATTCTGGGTTGTCAAAAGTTGATGCGATATCACCACCAGTGACAAGAGCTAGCCGCTCGATGCCCTCAAAGTCAGCATGCTCGACTGCAAGTATACCAGCATCAGCAAAAAGTTCTTCAGGGAAGTTATAGATTAACTGCCTGTTGACAAAGCAGTTGATTCCATGACCAATGATCTTATTAACTTTCTCTCTCATCTTCTGCTTTTCAGCAGCTTCGATATCTGCAACCTTTGACATCGAATCCACTCGGACACGTGCTCCATAGATCTTAACTTTGTCTGTGTCCATAGCAGTATTTGCAACCAAAATATTAGCATTTTCAATTCTCTTTGGTTGCCCAAGACCAATCTTCTTATCAAGAATGAACCTGCAAAACAGAATCAGAAAGTTAAATGCATAGCAGTATTATTGTAATGGTTTGCCTGTTTGGAACTGATATAGAAGTGTTTCCACGAATGCTTGGATCATATACTTGGGATAAAAAGGAGCAAATGTCTCCCAAAATATAGTTTGTGAAACAACATACCCTTCGTCCAAAAAGGAATCCTTGAGAGACCCTCCAGGTTTCTTCAGAATTTGGATTGATTCCAAGTTGGTGCTACCCTGCCAACAGTGACCAGTGCAGTGCATATCAAATATACGTTTTACAAACAGCATGTACAATATTAATGAGCAATTATAGACTAGACTCAAGAGACATCTCAAAGGTTGTTATGACCAACTGCCCCCAACCGTTCTTACCTTAAGCCTTAGGACAGCATCAACTGCAAGTTCAGCAAAGTACTCCTTGTCCTGGGACAGAATTTTTGAACTAAGTGTAGTCATAGCAATGTTCATGAGATCTGATCTGAACTTATCTGCAGTACCAATCAAGGTTTATTGTCAGAAAATATTCCCGGTGGCATACTCATGAGATAAAACATAAAGCATTATGAGTAAAATGAAATCTATATACATTTGACTGAAAATATTCCCATGTCCCAACTTGGGCAACCAAATGATACCAGACCCTATAACCTCTTCCAGGAAGTGACGTTTAAAGGATAAAAAGCAACATGAGTCTCCACCCCAAGGATTAATGCAAATATAAATTTTGTTTGACATTATTAACAACTAACAAAAGATTAGAGCGTTAGATACAGTTACAAAATCATTTTTGAGAAAATAACTACGTAGGTTACCTATATTTTCTCCGTTGTCCATGGTCTTCTGTAGCAAAGCATTTCTGGCACACTCAGCAGCCATTCTGTAACCTAATAATTAGGCATACAATGAAGCATTAGAAATGTTGAATTGTAACCAAACAATTGTTGCATATATCCAGACAGTATCACCATGTGTAGCTCTATTCTTTTTAGAATATCATGGTCATTATGTCCGTATAAACAAGCAAACCAAACGGCATAGGAAATTTAAACGCGAACATGAAACCAGAACAGAAAACAAAGGGACATAGTTGTCCATTGCCACCACGGCATCAATGCAGAAGTGCATCACTCTAGTATGTTTTTTATCTATAGGTACAGTTTCACTTGAAAACCCACAAATTACCAAGACTAACGAAGGTGCTTTTTTAATCATTTAAGCattaattgttcaaaaaaaaaaaataagcaTGATATGACATTTTTTAGACTCCGCTATTCTATCATTACTTACAGAAGACTCAGTAACATGTATCAAAGTGGTAATTAAGAGTTACACGATTTTCAAATGCCAGGGAACTGTGTTTAAAATGAGGATTACCTGCAATAATAGTCATGGGATGAATTTTCATGTTAACCAGCTTCTCAGCCTCCCTCAAAAGTTCTCCAGCCAAAACAACAACAGAAGTCGTTCCATCACCAACTTCATCATCTTGGACTTTTGAGATGTCTAATAAACATTAAGGACTACATTTTCTTTCAATCAAAAAGAACGTTCACACGACAAACTAATAAAATGAGGTGAGGAAGAAGATATATAAGCCCATAAGAAACATATATTGCTCAGATCTAGAAGCAGTCATCGCCAAAGATAAGAAATATATCCAAACAAAAGGATACCAACAAGGACCTTGGCAGCAGGATTGTCGATATGAAGGGACTTCAAAATGGTAGCACCGTCATTTGTAACAGTGACTGTCCGCCCTCTGCCAGTTGATTGAAGGATCTTGTCCTGGACAAATATAAGATAGCACATAAATTTCACGGAAAATACACTAGCGACTATCATCTTTATTCCAAACTCCAAAGTGCATTTTTTCTGCACGAACAGCAATTAAGGACAGGACATACCATTCCTTTTGGTCCCAGTGTGGTCTTGACCAAGTCGGCGATCGCCATGGCACCTACGAAAGAAGCCTGCCAGGAGATGAAATCGACTGAATGAGAACATCATATAACACAGAGGTCGAACAGCAAATTCCACAAAGGAATCTACAGCTTTTGCATCCTAACAGAGAGTATCACGTATCAGTAAACTCATTACACAGTTGCAAAAGGACATTGCAACAACAAGAAGAAAGCATCACTACGCCGCAGTAACCAACAGATCCTATCAAGCGGAACCAGTATAGGCAGCGGGGGAGCGCTGAGGTTCCTGATCTGGAACTCTTCTCGAAGTAGCCCTTACTACTGAACTGGGGAAGCGCACAGGCCAGAGCTGTGAGAAAGAAACCGAGCGGATCGGAGAGGGGTTGTGTTGTCTCACCATCCTGGCGCGCTCGCCCTTCTCCTGGACGGCGTCATCCTTGAGcaccctctccatctgcccaaccACAGAGAACAATGTCAGGAACACATCGAGCTAAACCCTCAACCCTGGCCGCGTCGCTCCGCCGGGCAGGGTGCTGGCAGGGGGGATCGGTCACCAGCCGAGCGGGCGGGCAGCCGGTGGGGGGAGGGCAGGGGGAAATGAAGGGAGGGGGGAGAACTCACCGCGGTGGCGGCCGGAGAAGGATCTGGCGGCTGCGGTGGTGCGGGAACGGAGAGCAGGGAGACGGGAGAGGAGGATCTAGGGCTCAAATGGCGCCCGCTTCTTGGTGTACGTATAGGGCCGGCCGGGCGTCGCTccgctgggcctgggcctggagtCGGTGGAATCGGCCCGTTACTGTTTGCACAGACAACAGCGGCCCTGTAGACTATAGGGCAAATCCTATACGCCGACTAcaccgcgccgcacaccccaCGCGCAGGTATGTGCCGGGCCCATTTCGCGTTTTTGCCCTcgttttttcgtttttttattttctgtttatattttttcagttttcttgttttacttTCTCTGCAAAGTAAAATATGTTTTTACCATTTTCGAAAAACGTTTATAGATtataaaatattcaaattcaaaatatGAGCAGATTTCGAAAATATTTCGACTTTTAAATTGTTTAGATTTAaaagttgttcaaattttgaaagtgtttaaatttaaaattgttcatattttgaaagaaaaaattgtaccaataaaaaatgttcaaatgttaaaattgttcaattttcaaatttgttcaaaatttaaaaatgctCGGGTATTTGATTTTGttgaaaattaaaaaatgttcatattttttaaaTATTAGTTTTAGGAAAAGAAgttctaaaaaaataaatattcCAAAAAATAGAGATAAAaacaatagaaaaggaaaataaacaAAAAGAAACGGAAAAATAAAAACCATATTACATGTTGGGCCGGGGCCCAGCTAGCCACCTCGGCGTGCAGGAGGGTGTGCGGCGTCTTCGGTCAGTGGCGAGGAGCCGAGGAGCTCCCGACTCTAGtgctcaaaagaaaagaaaaagtgcTAGAAGCAAGAGGCGTGTCTTCGGGGTGTTTGGTTGTCCTCAAAAATGGCTTTGCGATGTTTGCTGCATAATTTTAAAAACCAGACTAGTTAGATGATTCGACCGGAAAAAACTGAACTGAAGGTATCATCTTTTTTAAAGAGGCAACTGGCCCGGCTTGGCCCTAATGGGGGACAAGAGCGGTGGCCACCCGAGGCCCCCATACCCAAAGGGACCCCATCTAGCTACCTTGTAAGCAGTGGAGAAGGAGCTTGTCCATCAGGGCCATTAGAAATCTCGTATGGTTGAGAGAGAGAGGAAACGTTACATCTATGGTACTTTCTAGCGGGCTAGTTTTTGGGCCTTAGTTTTCTTTTAATTTGATTGGGTATTGACAAATATAATATGTGATGTGTATTGATTATACTACATTACCCTATGTGTCACCCCctcttccccctcctccggtctcCCTTCTCCATGCCGCTGGCCGCGCGCGTGTGTGTGGGCAAAACCCGTGATGCTCTGGGCGGCGGCAGGCCCCCCTCTCGCATCGTGCGCAGAGGAGGCGCATGATCGACGACGACGATCGCCAGCCGGTAGCGGGGCTTGTCGGGGATCGGCGTGGTGGGGTCCTGGGCGGGATCCGAGGTGGTGGCCTCGGGAAGTGGTTCTGCAATGTTGATGAATTTGCtttgtgttccggatttcacaacaacagtatgcaagtggggacgacaacacatgtgaagtttagATTCTTACTTTTCAAAGTGAAAATCCAATGTACGAACCTTAATTCATTGTGCCTAGCAATGGCCTTGTGGAAGACAGTGTTTTAAGagcgggactatcttcagggtgaaatctTAAGATATTTTGATCGAGCGACGGCGATGCTTGTGCACTATTACCTTCTTGGAGTCATCGCTTTTGGAGAGCCTGGAGGTTagatgttgtcttggtggtggatgtattgttgctgctaaGGCTAGAGTACCATAACGGGGCCGTTTttctcttagttttctttttctttctttagtTGTGTGCGTTGTTGTAGAAGCTAAATGCATTTGGTATATCTcaatatttatatattttctttatcgatAAAAAGATAGATTATCTGACATATTGTCTAGTTAGTCCTTCGACCTAGCTGTGCAAGCTACCTCGACAGTTATGTATTATTTATTATCGTTGCATATCTGCAATAATATTTGTTATTGGTATTACTTACCGTTACTGTGTTGTTATGCGATTGGATGCTTTTAACGTGGTGCTAGCATgcatactgttttgttgtgtgaaCATGCGTGCAAGTTTTGACGAGAGTATAATGTTATGCACATGAATAAGTTTTTCCCATATTTATTGGATAATAATCTCCTTCCAATCTGATTTTGATCCTTTTTGATCTGAATCTACATTGACATATAACCGCATCCAATCATTATCCGCTCTACTCTGAATGCGTCAAAAAAATATGGCACTCAGTATAAGATATTGCAAAAGTATTATCCGATGTAATCCGtttacatccatctcgccaacaaACGTTGCATATACGTCGACTGGGGTGGGTCAATATAAATCAGGAAGTGGCATCTTGGTCGTTTGTGATGGCACACGAGAAATCTGCGGCCAGTGTTCACGCCCTCGTATGTGGCCAGTGTTCACGCCCTCGTATGCGACGAGGCGACGCGGCTTTCGGCCGCACTTGCAGCAGTGATGATATAAGTGTAGGACGCCCCTCCACTTCCGAAAATCGACCCACCTCGGCACTATGCCTAGCTGAGGAAAAAACACCGAAATTAATTTTTGTGATGAAGAAAAAAACTTCAAATTTAAAGAAGCCAGAATGCAAAATGACATACTATGCCGCCGCCTCGCTCGGCAAGTTGAGGAGAATTCAGCATCTCCAGCTGAAAGATAGCAACATGGACCTTGAGAGCAGGATTGATGTAAATGGACTTTGAAATGGCAGCACCGCCATCTGTGACAGTGGCACTCTGCTCTCTGCCATCTGACTGGATCAGATGGTTCTGAGCATATATAGAGAGAAGGTAACATGTAAGTTCAAGGAAAAAATACAGTAGCATTCGGACGAGGGTGCAAAATTTCTGTGTCtgcagagcctaaggacataccatTCCATTTTGTCCTATTGTGGTCCTGACTAATTCACTGATCGCGTTGAAACCTACAGTAGGGTGCTGCCAGAGGAGATGAAACTGAATGAATAAGACCATGCACTATGTGTGGAGAAAGCGAATCAtaaccttctctctcctcctcttgaaCCGGTTCTATACATAGTGGGGCATCGATTCACATGTTCTGACACAAGAAGCGACTCAACAAGTTGGTTCGCTTTTTTACATGCAAATGTGGGACCTGGCAGTGAAATTGTGAGAAAAATGAGATGCATGCATGCAAGGATGTGAGCAGAGAGGGTCCTACCACCGATTCAATACGTAGCAGCTTCTCTAAAGCGGTTCAAAACTCTGACACCATTTTGTTTGAGCCGGCGCTACGTAGTACATGGTCTAAGGAACCCACGTAACAAAGAGGTAGAGCAAGCAGATAAGGGTGTTAATGTACAAGATATCGTACGGTGACGTTATGGAGGTTCAGATGAATCTGGACAGAAGTTCAGATATTGTCGTACGGTAGTTCAAATGTATTTGTGATGATCTGATCGTAACTATAAGATCAAGATCATATCCCCATATCCCTTCCTTTTCTCTTTCGGTTGTAACCTCTCATGTATCTATCTGTGCCATTGTTGGCCTATATAAATTAACACGGAACCGATGGAAGTCCCCATCGTTAACAGCCAAAcattcacatggtatcagagccatcttcTTCCTAAAAACACATCTATGTGCCTAGCTCCTTCCTCCGCCGCCATCATGACCAATCCCTTAGCCGGCGCTGGTGTAGGTGAAAAACTCACCCGAACCAATTACCTCCTATGGCAATCCCAGATCCTCCCACCGATCCGCGGAGCCAGACTACTGAGCTTCCTCGACCCCAAGACGGAGGCGCCACCGGAGACGATCGTCGTCCCGGAAGGATGGCAAAGAAGTCAAGGAGGAAAACCCTGCGTATGATGCGTGGGTAGCGACGGACCAACGAGTGCCTGTCATTTATTTTGAACTCTCCGACGCCCGACATCTCTCGTCTCTGTCATCGGCATGGACACGGCGGCGAAGTGCTGGATGGCAATCAAAACTATGTTTGCCACCCAATCCGAGACGCGGGTATCAAACCTGCGCGTTGCCCTCGCCAAAACGAAGAAGGACAACATGACGTCGGCGCAGTTCTTCACCAAGATGAAGGGACTCGCCGATGAGCTCGGCTGCAGCGGGCCGGCCGATCGACGAGGAAGAACTTGTGGAGTATCTCCTCGCCGGCCTCGACGACACCTACAACCCCCTCTTCGCCGCCATCGGGGTCAATGGTGCTGAAGACCTCACCGTCAGCGATCTCTACGCCCAAGTCCAGGCCTATGAGAATCGCATCGAGCTCCTCTCCGACGTTGGGGGCTCCGTCAACGCTGCAACCCGTGGACGTGGAAACCGCGGGCGCGGCCACTACGGTGGACGCCAGAGGTGGCCGTGGCTATGGTGGCCGCGGCGAAGGAGGACGCCATCAGCAGCGTGGCGGACGTGGCAATTGTCGCCGTGGAGGCGGCAGGGGTGGCGGCAACAGAGACCGTGACACCACTGTCTGCCAGATCTGCGGCAAGCCTGGACACGAGGCATGGAAATGCTGGCACCGCTactccgacgatgaagatgaagaggagaagAACGCCAACATGGCGTCCTATGGCGTGGACACCAACTGGTACGGCGATACTGGTGCCACCGACCACATCACCGGTGAGCTCAACAAGCTCACCATGAAGGAGAAGTATCATGGCCGTGATCAGATCCACACGGCCAATGGAGAAGGTATGAGTATTAGCCACACTGGTCATGCAATTGTTGAAACCCCTTCTAAAAATTTGCATCTAAAAAATGTCCTTCATGTACCACATGCCACAAAAAATCTTGTCTCCATACATCGTTTTACTCTTGACAATAATATATACATTGAATTTCATCCTTGGTTCTTTTATGTTAAGGACCGAGCAACGGGGAGAACTCT encodes:
- the LOC124651896 gene encoding T-complex protein 1 subunit beta, which translates into the protein MERVLKDDAVQEKGERARMASFVGAMAIADLVKTTLGPKGMDKILQSTGRGRTVTVTNDGATILKSLHIDNPAAKVLVDISKVQDDEVGDGTTSVVVLAGELLREAEKLVNMKIHPMTIIAGYRMAAECARNALLQKTMDNGENIDKFRSDLMNIAMTTLSSKILSQDKEYFAELAVDAVLRLKGSTNLESIQILKKPGGSLKDSFLDEGFILDKKIGLGQPKRIENANILVANTAMDTDKVKIYGARVRVDSMSKVADIEAAEKQKMREKVNKIIGHGINCFVNRQLIYNFPEELFADAGILAVEHADFEGIERLALVTGGDIASTFDNPESVKLGHCKLIEEIMIGEDRLIHFSGVAMGQACTIVLRGASEHVLDEAERSLHDALCVLSQTVKDTRVIFGGGWPEMVMAKEVDELARKTPGKKSHAIDAFSRALQAIPTIIADNAGLDSAELISQLRAEHHKENSTAGIDVITGGLGDMQKRGICEAFKVKQAIILSATEAAEMILRVDEIITCAPRRREDRM